The Acinetobacter sp. SAAs474 genome includes a region encoding these proteins:
- a CDS encoding AbrB/MazE/SpoVT family DNA-binding domain-containing protein, protein MLHTNLRKVGGSVMLAVPPAILKKLGLDAGKSVSLDVQNGKLLVEPKKKPSYKLEDLLAEHQSMDLEQDAWKGMKPVGREEI, encoded by the coding sequence ATGCTACATACAAATCTACGTAAAGTTGGTGGCTCAGTCATGTTAGCTGTACCTCCTGCAATCTTAAAGAAACTTGGTTTAGATGCTGGAAAAAGTGTTTCTCTTGATGTTCAAAATGGAAAGCTATTAGTTGAGCCTAAAAAGAAGCCATCTTATAAATTAGAGGATCTTCTTGCTGAACATCAATCAATGGATCTCGAACAAGATGCATGGAAAGGTATGAAACCTGTAGGTAGAGAAGAAATCTAA